A DNA window from Altererythrobacter sp. B11 contains the following coding sequences:
- a CDS encoding IS1380 family transposase — MNDDIASPFRFPAVHRKKVAAAFDGGRLTSDGGVLLLAQAERAMGICRRLAGCIADRRSPARVIHRLDDILRARVFAIACGYEDADDLDALRDDPGFRLALGKLPGSGAGLASQPTMSRWENAPTTRELARMMAEMIGIYCASYPVPPKAVTLDIDDTCDVVHGYQQLSFWNGHHGERCFLPVHVYDTATGRPVAMLLRTGKTPSGAEAAGHIRRLVRHIRRHWPNTHITIRGDGHYGRPEVMAFCEAHGIDYVLGLPTNAALRTDPVIVAVADACAVRRAQRQCPVLRNYAETRYGAKTWQCQRRVVARIEASTLGMDIRYVVTSLATGSAEHIYDTLYCARGQAENLIKRHKSQLASDRTSCRSANANQMRLILHTASYWLMWRIQQEIPKAAALAAAEFATLRIRLLKVAARVIENASRIRLRLASACPDASVFRAIAIGLRPAPT; from the coding sequence ATGAACGATGATATCGCAAGCCCATTCCGATTCCCAGCGGTGCATCGCAAGAAAGTCGCCGCAGCCTTCGACGGTGGCCGCCTCACTTCGGATGGCGGGGTTTTGCTGCTGGCACAGGCCGAACGCGCGATGGGGATTTGCCGGCGGCTTGCGGGCTGCATTGCCGACCGGCGCTCTCCTGCGCGGGTGATCCATCGCCTCGACGACATCCTGCGCGCCCGCGTGTTCGCGATCGCGTGCGGCTACGAGGATGCCGATGACCTTGACGCCCTGCGTGACGATCCAGGCTTCCGCCTGGCGCTGGGCAAGTTGCCGGGATCGGGCGCGGGTCTCGCCAGCCAACCGACGATGAGCCGCTGGGAGAATGCGCCGACCACACGCGAGTTGGCCAGGATGATGGCCGAGATGATCGGCATATACTGCGCCAGCTATCCCGTGCCGCCCAAGGCGGTGACGCTCGATATCGACGACACCTGCGATGTCGTCCACGGCTATCAGCAACTCTCGTTCTGGAATGGCCACCATGGCGAGCGCTGCTTCCTCCCGGTCCACGTCTATGACACCGCTACTGGCCGCCCGGTCGCCATGCTGCTGCGCACCGGCAAGACACCGTCGGGTGCCGAAGCGGCGGGTCACATCCGACGCCTCGTGCGCCACATCCGCCGGCACTGGCCCAATACCCACATCACCATCCGCGGCGACGGGCACTATGGCCGGCCCGAGGTCATGGCCTTCTGCGAGGCCCACGGCATCGACTACGTGCTCGGCCTGCCAACCAACGCCGCGCTGCGCACCGATCCGGTCATTGTCGCGGTCGCCGATGCCTGCGCGGTCAGGCGGGCTCAGCGCCAATGCCCGGTCCTGCGTAACTATGCCGAGACCCGCTACGGCGCAAAGACCTGGCAGTGCCAGCGCCGCGTCGTCGCCCGGATCGAGGCCAGCACGCTGGGCATGGACATCCGCTATGTCGTCACCTCGTTGGCAACAGGATCGGCCGAGCACATCTACGACACGCTCTACTGCGCGCGTGGTCAGGCCGAGAACCTGATCAAGCGCCACAAGTCCCAGCTCGCCAGCGACCGAACCTCGTGCCGCTCGGCCAATGCCAACCAGATGCGCCTCATCCTGCACACCGCCTCCTACTGGCTGATGTGGCGTATCCAGCAGGAAATCCCCAAAGCAGCGGCACTGGCTGCAGCCGAGTTCGCAACCCTGCGCATCCGGCTGCTCAAGGTCGCTGCCCGCGTCATCGAGAACGCCTCGCGCATCCGCTTGCGGCTAGCGTCAGCCTGCCCCGATGCCAGCGTGTTCAGAGCCATCGCCATCGGTCTCCGGCCTGCACCAACATAG
- a CDS encoding cytidine deaminase: MSEPQPHPHADLIAAARRAAQGAYAPYSNFPVGAALLFDDGEVVAGANVENASYGLALCAETVAVAAAMAGGRRGGLVAVAVTGPRMAPGAAPITPCGRCRQVLNELAALGGTDPLVLCVGPDAVQEVRLSALLPMAFGPASLD, encoded by the coding sequence ATGAGCGAGCCGCAGCCTCACCCCCATGCCGATCTGATCGCCGCCGCCCGCCGCGCGGCACAGGGCGCCTATGCCCCCTATTCCAACTTCCCCGTGGGCGCCGCCCTGCTGTTCGACGATGGCGAAGTGGTGGCGGGCGCCAATGTGGAGAATGCCAGCTACGGCCTCGCCCTCTGCGCCGAGACGGTGGCCGTGGCCGCCGCCATGGCCGGGGGCAGGCGCGGCGGGCTCGTCGCCGTGGCCGTCACCGGCCCGCGCATGGCCCCCGGCGCCGCCCCCATCACCCCCTGCGGCCGCTGCCGCCAGGTGCTGAACGAACTCGCCGCGCTGGGCGGCACCGACCCGCTGGTCCTCTGCGTCGGCCCCGACGCGGTGCAGGAAGTGAGGCTCTCGGCCCTGCTGCCGATGGCCTTCGGGCCGGCGAGTTTGGATTAG
- a CDS encoding glycoside hydrolase family 25 protein yields MGRKRAFPWRWRIAGALLLVTLAGAGWLWWQAQHWAPAVEQFPVQGALVGAGDGEVDFTALRAIGADFVYLQASSGANGRDGTFARNLERVQGSGLRFGAVHAYDPCIPAERQAANFVTIVPREDDLLPPAIELSKLADDCPDPVSEAAVESELTTFLNQVEGHVGRPAVLKLSRGFEDRYHLAARIERGLWLERDYMQPDYAGRPWTLWTANAALRTAAAPEPLRWVVAQP; encoded by the coding sequence ATGGGCAGGAAGAGGGCGTTTCCCTGGCGCTGGCGTATCGCCGGCGCGCTGCTGCTGGTGACGCTGGCCGGCGCCGGCTGGCTGTGGTGGCAGGCGCAGCACTGGGCGCCGGCGGTGGAGCAATTCCCCGTGCAGGGCGCGCTGGTGGGCGCGGGCGATGGCGAGGTGGATTTCACCGCCCTGCGCGCGATCGGCGCCGATTTCGTCTATCTCCAGGCCAGCAGCGGCGCCAATGGCCGCGACGGCACCTTCGCCCGCAATCTGGAGCGGGTGCAGGGCAGCGGCCTGCGCTTCGGCGCGGTGCATGCCTATGATCCCTGCATCCCGGCGGAGCGGCAGGCGGCCAATTTCGTCACCATCGTCCCGCGCGAGGATGATCTGCTGCCCCCCGCGATCGAGCTGAGCAAGCTGGCCGACGATTGCCCCGATCCGGTGAGCGAGGCGGCGGTGGAAAGCGAGCTGACCACCTTCCTCAACCAGGTGGAGGGCCATGTCGGCCGCCCCGCCGTGCTCAAGCTGTCGCGCGGGTTCGAGGATCGCTATCACCTCGCCGCCCGGATCGAGCGCGGGCTGTGGCTGGAAAGGGATTACATGCAGCCGGATTACGCGGGGCGCCCGTGGACCTTGTGGACCGCCAATGCCGCGTTGCGCACCGCCGCCGCGCCCGAACCGCTGCGCTGGGTGGTCGCCCAGCCATGA
- a CDS encoding UPF0262 family protein: MPDETSSHRSADRIARIVLDEATILRRSDTVESERQAALRDLEAANSFTPLRALETGQEGPWSLHLSVVDGRLAIAIRDGAGEDAGTVGLGLARFRRVVREYFAICDSYYKALRKASPQEIETVDMARRGIHDRGTRHLLEALEGKIETDFDTARRLFTLICVLHIKA; encoded by the coding sequence ATGCCGGACGAAACCTCCTCCCACCGCAGCGCAGACCGCATCGCGCGCATCGTCCTCGACGAGGCGACGATCCTGCGCCGCAGCGACACGGTGGAATCCGAACGGCAGGCCGCGCTGCGCGATCTGGAGGCGGCGAACAGCTTCACCCCGCTGCGCGCGCTGGAGACGGGGCAGGAAGGGCCGTGGTCGCTCCATCTCTCGGTGGTGGACGGGCGGCTGGCCATCGCGATTCGCGACGGGGCGGGGGAGGATGCCGGCACGGTCGGCCTCGGCCTCGCACGGTTCCGCCGGGTGGTGCGCGAATATTTCGCCATCTGCGATTCCTATTACAAGGCGCTGCGCAAGGCCTCCCCGCAGGAGATCGAGACGGTGGACATGGCCCGGCGCGGCATTCACGATCGCGGCACGCGGCACTTGCTGGAAGCGCTGGAGGGCAAGATCGAAACCGATTTCGATACGGCCCGCAGGCTTTTCACGCTGATCTGCGTGCTTCATATCAAGGCCTGA
- a CDS encoding replicative DNA helicase, protein MPDQDLLIRAATRQGGEAAAGRALPANLEAEAAFLGAVLIDNRVLEELSVPLRAEHFFAPIHARIFDRVAVQLDKQMVVTPVTLKPYFEGDEAMAEMGGTAYLAQLTADGQGLLAPRELAQQIYDLALLRELVSVGRELVEGALDTSEEVEPMRQIERAEASLYRVAEGASGESEAATFRGATNKALEMIETAINSGGHVSGKTTGLTSVNEKVGGLHDSDLIILAGRPGMGKTSLATNIAFNCADRLLRDQRDGIEKSVGAPVAFFSLEMSSDQLATRILAEQAKISSEALRMGKISRDDFQQLSYASQRLAELPLYIDDTPALTIGALRTRARRLKRRYDIGLIVVDYLQLLQGSGRAQDNRVNEISEISRGLKTLAKELGVPVIALSQLSRAVEQRDDKRPMLSDLRESGSIEQDADMVWFVYREDYYIASREPKLPAGDSDVKAQEAHDTWRQEMERVYGLAELIVAKQRHGSTGKVRLRFEPKITRFSDLAEGEYQGGYD, encoded by the coding sequence ATGCCCGATCAAGACCTGCTCATCCGCGCCGCCACCCGCCAAGGGGGCGAAGCCGCCGCCGGCCGTGCCCTCCCCGCGAATCTGGAAGCGGAGGCGGCCTTCCTGGGCGCCGTGCTGATCGACAACCGCGTGCTGGAAGAGCTTTCGGTGCCGCTGCGGGCGGAGCATTTCTTCGCCCCGATCCATGCCCGTATCTTCGACCGGGTCGCGGTGCAGCTGGACAAGCAGATGGTGGTGACGCCGGTCACCCTCAAACCCTATTTCGAAGGGGATGAGGCGATGGCGGAGATGGGTGGCACGGCCTATCTCGCGCAGCTGACGGCGGACGGGCAGGGCCTGCTGGCCCCGCGCGAACTGGCCCAGCAGATCTATGACCTCGCCCTGCTGCGCGAACTGGTGAGCGTGGGCCGCGAACTGGTGGAAGGCGCGCTCGACACTTCGGAAGAGGTGGAGCCGATGCGCCAGATCGAGCGGGCCGAAGCCTCGCTCTATCGCGTGGCCGAAGGCGCCTCGGGCGAATCGGAAGCGGCCACCTTCCGCGGCGCCACCAACAAGGCGCTGGAAATGATCGAGACGGCGATCAATTCGGGCGGCCATGTTTCGGGCAAGACCACCGGCCTCACATCCGTGAACGAGAAGGTCGGCGGGCTGCACGATTCCGACCTCATCATCCTTGCCGGGCGGCCGGGCATGGGCAAGACCTCGCTCGCCACCAACATCGCCTTCAACTGCGCCGATCGCCTGCTGCGCGACCAGCGCGACGGGATCGAGAAGTCGGTGGGTGCGCCGGTGGCCTTCTTCAGCCTGGAAATGTCCAGCGACCAGCTGGCCACGCGTATCCTGGCGGAGCAGGCGAAGATCTCCAGCGAAGCGCTGCGCATGGGCAAGATCAGCCGCGACGATTTCCAGCAGCTGTCCTACGCCAGCCAGCGACTGGCCGAACTGCCGCTGTATATCGACGATACGCCCGCGCTCACCATCGGCGCGCTGCGCACCCGCGCGCGGCGGCTCAAGCGGCGCTATGACATCGGGCTGATCGTGGTCGACTATCTCCAGCTGCTGCAGGGCAGCGGGCGCGCGCAGGACAACCGCGTGAACGAGATTTCGGAAATCAGCCGCGGGCTGAAGACGCTGGCGAAGGAACTGGGCGTGCCGGTGATCGCGCTATCCCAGCTCTCCCGCGCGGTGGAGCAGCGCGACGACAAGCGCCCGATGCTGTCGGACCTGCGCGAATCCGGCTCTATCGAGCAGGACGCCGACATGGTGTGGTTCGTCTATCGCGAGGATTACTACATCGCCTCGCGCGAGCCGAAGCTGCCCGCCGGCGATTCCGATGTGAAGGCGCAGGAAGCGCATGATACCTGGCGGCAGGAAATGGAGCGGGTCTATGGCCTCGCCGAACTGATCGTGGCGAAGCAACGCCACGGCTCCACCGGCAAGGTGCGCCTGCGCTTCGAGCCGAAGATCACCCGCTTCTCCGACCTGGCAGAAGGCGAATACCAGGGCGGCTACGACTAG
- the rpoZ gene encoding DNA-directed RNA polymerase subunit omega, producing MARVTVEDCIDKVPNRFDLVLLAAQRAREISGGAELTVDRDRDKNPVVALREIAEQTVKPKHLHESVVQSLQRVLPDEEDEADEIGSLSQSAEAMRLSAAAPARSTSMGSDYDG from the coding sequence ATGGCGCGCGTTACCGTCGAAGATTGCATCGACAAGGTGCCCAACCGTTTCGATCTCGTCCTGCTCGCCGCGCAGCGCGCGCGCGAGATTTCGGGCGGCGCGGAACTGACCGTGGACCGCGATCGCGACAAGAACCCGGTCGTCGCCCTGCGCGAGATCGCCGAACAGACGGTGAAGCCCAAGCATCTGCACGAAAGCGTCGTCCAGTCGCTGCAGCGCGTCTTGCCTGATGAGGAGGACGAGGCCGATGAGATCGGTTCGCTGAGCCAGTCGGCGGAGGCTATGCGCCTCTCGGCCGCGGCCCCGGCCCGCTCCACCTCCATGGGTAGCGATTACGACGGCTGA